A genome region from Brooklawnia propionicigenes includes the following:
- a CDS encoding beta-phosphoglucomutase family hydrolase, giving the protein MNWNDYRAALFDLDGVLTPTTDLHMRAWSQMFNDFLSARGIDEPYTDADYFAYVDGKPRYEGVASFLASRGIELPVGQASDIPETDSVCGLGNRKNEYFNHVLARDGIAPYPGSLRLLDYLAAVELPMAVVSSSRNAEAVLDAAGLVDYFTVVMDGNLGHQLGLPGKPAPDVFVRAAQLLDVPVAESVVLEDALSGVAAGAAGGFGLVVGIDRGAGADALEAAGADIVVADCEELLP; this is encoded by the coding sequence GTGAACTGGAACGACTACCGAGCCGCATTGTTCGACCTCGATGGAGTTCTTACTCCGACCACAGATCTGCACATGCGTGCCTGGTCACAGATGTTCAACGACTTCCTGAGCGCTCGCGGCATCGACGAGCCGTACACCGACGCCGACTATTTCGCCTACGTGGATGGCAAGCCGCGCTATGAGGGCGTGGCATCCTTCCTGGCCAGCCGGGGTATCGAGTTGCCGGTCGGGCAGGCCTCCGACATCCCCGAGACCGACAGCGTCTGCGGGCTGGGCAACCGCAAGAACGAGTACTTCAACCATGTGCTCGCCCGAGACGGCATCGCCCCGTATCCGGGGTCGCTGCGGCTGCTCGACTATCTGGCGGCAGTCGAGTTGCCGATGGCGGTCGTGAGCTCCTCACGGAACGCTGAGGCCGTGCTGGATGCGGCCGGGCTCGTCGACTACTTCACGGTCGTCATGGACGGCAACCTCGGCCATCAGCTGGGGCTGCCGGGCAAGCCGGCGCCCGACGTCTTCGTTCGTGCCGCGCAGCTGCTGGATGTCCCGGTGGCGGAGTCCGTCGTGCTCGAGGATGCGCTGTCGGGTGTGGCAGCCGGGGCCGCCGGCGGGTTCGGCCTGGTCGTGGGCATCGACCGTGGTGCTGGGGCCGATGCGCTTGAAGCGGCGGGTGCTGACATAGTGGTCGCCGATTGCGAGGAGTTGCTGCCGTGA
- a CDS encoding phospholipase D-like domain-containing protein translates to MVANLEVRKGKARNSWRRFAAIGGRVALTAVALILQIVVFALLLLRTSEMSPWIGTISDLISIGVVAFILNSRMQVEYKLAWTIPIMLMPLFGGTFYLLFGARTGSRRQMLRYSAAQDLAAIDQKSAAGALTVLPGELNEQLPELEPVATGRHPVVSIDPDAARQIAYLESSGPFRAYRDTETTYYPLGEDAFVAMLEALENAKRWIAMEYFIVSDGKMWRALFEVLSRKAGEGVQIWVMYDDLGSLWHLPDNFAKDLKRAGVRVQSFNKLGPGLTLRYNNRDHRKFTVVDGLVAFTGGINIADEYINAIQRFGHWKDTTIRLRGPGAWGMASLFFTIWDLVSGDRTDLAALHPSEEEIDAQPGGPGVVVNYDDTPFDDLSLGWAAYRGMMSRAKFRVDLTTPYLVPTSEMTAVFVALAQSGVQVRIITPGIPDKSYVYSVTRSNYRQLVEAGVAVYEYTPGFIHAKQMIVDDDTAIIGTINFDFRSFYLHQENAVWMYQTSAIADMSADFEETLAKCRRIDLAMVRSTPWWRRAGWLVLRTFSPLM, encoded by the coding sequence GTGGTGGCGAATCTCGAGGTGCGGAAGGGAAAGGCTCGCAACTCCTGGCGACGCTTCGCAGCGATCGGCGGTCGGGTCGCGCTCACCGCCGTTGCGCTGATTCTGCAGATCGTGGTCTTCGCACTTCTGCTGCTGCGGACCAGTGAGATGTCCCCCTGGATCGGCACCATCTCGGACCTGATCAGCATCGGTGTTGTGGCGTTCATCCTCAACTCGCGCATGCAGGTCGAGTACAAGCTCGCCTGGACGATCCCCATCATGCTGATGCCGCTGTTCGGGGGAACGTTCTATCTGCTCTTCGGTGCCCGCACCGGCAGCCGGCGGCAGATGCTGCGATACAGCGCGGCGCAGGATCTGGCGGCCATCGATCAGAAGTCGGCGGCCGGCGCGTTGACGGTGCTACCCGGTGAACTCAACGAGCAGCTGCCCGAGTTGGAGCCGGTCGCCACCGGCCGGCATCCGGTGGTCAGCATCGATCCGGACGCCGCCCGTCAGATCGCCTATCTCGAGTCGAGCGGACCCTTCCGGGCCTACCGGGACACCGAAACAACCTACTATCCGCTCGGCGAAGACGCTTTCGTGGCGATGCTCGAGGCACTCGAGAACGCCAAGCGGTGGATAGCGATGGAGTACTTCATCGTCTCCGACGGCAAGATGTGGCGGGCACTGTTCGAGGTGCTGTCACGCAAGGCGGGCGAAGGGGTGCAGATCTGGGTCATGTATGACGATCTCGGATCGCTTTGGCACCTTCCTGACAACTTCGCCAAGGATCTGAAGCGCGCCGGGGTGCGCGTCCAGTCGTTCAACAAGTTGGGCCCCGGGCTGACGCTGCGCTACAACAACCGCGATCACCGCAAGTTCACGGTGGTGGACGGGCTGGTCGCGTTCACCGGTGGCATCAATATCGCCGACGAGTACATCAATGCGATCCAGCGGTTCGGCCATTGGAAGGACACCACGATCCGGCTGCGCGGGCCGGGCGCCTGGGGGATGGCGTCGCTGTTCTTCACGATCTGGGATCTGGTGTCCGGTGATCGCACCGATCTGGCCGCGCTGCATCCCAGCGAGGAGGAGATCGACGCGCAGCCCGGTGGGCCCGGGGTGGTCGTGAACTATGACGACACGCCGTTCGACGATCTCTCGTTGGGCTGGGCCGCCTACCGCGGAATGATGAGCCGGGCAAAGTTCCGGGTCGATCTGACCACGCCGTATCTGGTGCCGACCAGCGAGATGACGGCAGTCTTCGTAGCGCTTGCCCAGTCCGGGGTGCAGGTGCGGATCATTACCCCCGGCATTCCCGACAAGTCCTATGTCTACTCGGTGACGCGGTCGAACTATCGCCAGCTGGTCGAGGCCGGGGTGGCGGTCTACGAGTACACGCCAGGTTTCATTCACGCCAAGCAGATGATCGTGGACGACGACACGGCCATCATCGGGACGATCAACTTCGATTTCCGCAGCTTCTATCTGCACCAGGAGAACGCGGTGTGGATGTATCAGACCTCCGCGATCGCAGACATGTCTGCCGACTTCGAGGAGACGTTGGCCAAGTGCCGCCGCATCGACCTCGCCATGGTGCGCTCCACACCGTGGTGGCGCCGTGCGGGGTGGTTGGTGCTACGCACATTCTCTCCGCTGATGTGA
- the aroD gene encoding type I 3-dehydroquinate dehydratase: MSAAANRPVLTIRGVELGVGRPKVIVPLTDAHDSSLIASAKRIAASRTDMVEWRVDRYASRDDHTKVVAMAARIHEIIGERPLLFTPRTKHEGSDWNPPGDSYRDIIADACASGTVDMVDVQYLNPAVKRCFEAARAHRVPIIASNHDFNGTPSATAIADGLDAMASLGADIAKMAVMPRKPADVAALLEATAVAAQTIRVPLITMSMGPLGVISRLAGQVFGSCATFATLGGEGSAPGQLPLDEVLAVMDLLGRDL; this comes from the coding sequence ATGAGCGCAGCCGCCAACCGACCAGTCCTTACGATCCGGGGAGTTGAGCTGGGAGTCGGCCGCCCCAAAGTGATCGTCCCACTCACCGACGCCCACGATTCCAGCCTGATCGCCTCTGCGAAACGCATCGCCGCCAGCCGTACCGACATGGTCGAGTGGCGCGTCGACCGCTACGCCTCTCGTGACGACCACACGAAGGTCGTGGCGATGGCCGCCCGCATTCACGAGATCATCGGTGAGCGGCCGCTGCTGTTCACCCCACGCACCAAGCATGAGGGCAGCGACTGGAATCCGCCGGGCGACAGCTATCGCGACATCATCGCCGATGCCTGCGCGTCCGGCACTGTCGACATGGTCGACGTGCAGTATTTGAATCCCGCAGTCAAGAGGTGTTTCGAGGCGGCTCGTGCGCACCGGGTGCCGATCATCGCGTCCAACCACGACTTCAATGGCACGCCGAGCGCGACCGCGATCGCCGACGGGCTGGACGCGATGGCTTCACTGGGTGCCGATATCGCGAAGATGGCCGTGATGCCCCGCAAGCCTGCCGATGTCGCTGCGCTGCTCGAGGCGACCGCGGTGGCCGCGCAAACGATCAGGGTGCCTCTGATCACCATGTCCATGGGACCGCTGGGCGTGATTTCGCGGCTGGCCGGGCAGGTTTTCGGGTCGTGCGCCACCTTCGCCACGTTGGGCGGCGAGGGTTCAGCCCCCGGCCAGCTCCCGTTGGACGAGGTGCTTGCCGTGATGGACCTGCTCGGCCGCGATCTGTGA
- a CDS encoding GNAT family N-acetyltransferase — protein sequence MAALSDGVIELVPVDPAQAQELALGRCPLPAVADYPHADTAATARMLRDSLGIDNWVPGFGIYLIVRLADGLVVGDAGFHTPPDLRGSAEIGYGLAPSARGCGFAGRAVRLLVAWGFAQPSLSTIIGETAADNAASIRVLEACGFTRIAASGDRERYRLQGGERSSRG from the coding sequence GTGGCAGCGCTCAGCGATGGCGTGATCGAGCTGGTTCCGGTCGATCCGGCTCAAGCCCAAGAACTCGCCCTCGGACGCTGCCCGCTGCCGGCGGTCGCCGACTATCCGCACGCCGACACCGCGGCGACCGCGAGGATGCTGCGCGACAGCCTCGGGATCGACAACTGGGTACCCGGATTCGGGATCTACCTCATCGTCCGGCTGGCCGATGGGCTGGTGGTGGGCGACGCCGGTTTCCACACCCCGCCCGATCTGCGCGGCAGCGCCGAGATCGGCTACGGCCTGGCACCCTCGGCCCGGGGCTGCGGATTCGCCGGTCGCGCGGTCCGACTATTGGTCGCGTGGGGGTTCGCGCAACCGTCGCTGTCGACGATCATCGGTGAGACTGCCGCGGACAATGCCGCGTCCATCCGGGTCCTGGAGGCCTGCGGATTCACTCGCATCGCTGCCAGCGGCGACCGCGAGCGCTACCGGCTGCAGGGCGGGGAGCGCTCGTCCCGGGGCTGA
- a CDS encoding potassium transporter Kup, with translation MGALGVVFGDIGTSPLYSLQTAFSVNHNEVRVTELNVYGIISLVVWSLIIIVTLKYIVLVMRADNEGEGGILALTALLRGKLTGTRLRNTILAIGMVGAALFFGDSLITPAISVMSAIEGLQVVRRDLRVLVLPGSALVLAILFAVQRSGTGKVGRAFGPVMIVWFICLAVLGIPQIVQRPTILLALSPTYAIQFWVERPGIAFVAMTAVVLTITGAEALNADMGHFGARPIRKAWFGLVLGSLLINYLGQGAMILSDPHSIDNPFFNLAPAWARTPLVVLATMATVIASQAVISGAYSMAHQAMRLGLLPNLRVEHTSNSEFGQIYLPAVNWLLFVGVVALMLGFRSSTALASAYGLSVTGMLVTTTGLLTLMATRIWRWPWWRVLVRIVPIAALELLFLAANVTKIVHGGWLPLTAASIIVVVMTTWLSGNYYVLGRRAEIEGPLPDFLDRIKSTVTTRVPGEAVYLHANPNTAPLALKENVRFNRALHERVYVVRVKTASVPRVSDDERVCIDEFPEYYSGLYHLTITFGFKEIHDLPRAIAAIGERFPELGIKPDEIRYFVSVLTVRTGGHSPMATWRKRLYIWLVHNATPRGEAFRLPPNRTMVMGGTLEI, from the coding sequence ATTGGGGCGCTCGGCGTCGTCTTCGGCGACATCGGGACCAGTCCGCTCTATTCCCTACAGACAGCGTTCAGCGTCAACCACAACGAGGTGCGGGTCACCGAACTGAATGTGTACGGCATCATCTCGCTGGTGGTCTGGTCATTGATCATCATCGTGACGCTCAAGTACATCGTCCTCGTGATGCGTGCCGACAACGAAGGCGAGGGCGGCATCCTCGCGTTGACCGCACTGCTGCGCGGCAAGCTGACCGGGACCAGATTGCGCAATACCATTCTCGCGATCGGGATGGTGGGCGCCGCTTTGTTCTTCGGCGACTCGCTGATCACCCCCGCCATTTCCGTGATGTCGGCCATTGAGGGCCTGCAGGTGGTCAGGCGAGACCTGCGGGTGCTGGTGCTGCCGGGCTCCGCGCTGGTCCTCGCCATCCTGTTCGCCGTCCAGCGATCGGGCACCGGCAAGGTAGGCCGCGCGTTCGGGCCGGTCATGATCGTCTGGTTCATCTGCCTGGCCGTGCTGGGCATTCCGCAGATCGTGCAGCGGCCGACGATCCTGCTGGCCTTGTCACCAACGTATGCGATCCAGTTCTGGGTGGAGCGTCCGGGCATCGCCTTCGTGGCCATGACCGCGGTCGTGTTGACCATCACCGGCGCCGAGGCCCTCAACGCAGACATGGGGCATTTCGGTGCCCGGCCCATTCGCAAGGCGTGGTTCGGGCTGGTGCTCGGCAGTCTGCTGATCAATTACCTCGGCCAGGGTGCGATGATCCTGAGCGACCCGCACAGCATCGACAACCCCTTCTTCAATCTGGCGCCCGCGTGGGCGCGCACCCCGCTGGTGGTGCTGGCCACCATGGCCACGGTCATCGCCTCGCAGGCGGTGATTTCGGGCGCGTATTCGATGGCCCATCAGGCGATGCGGTTGGGCCTGCTGCCCAACCTGCGGGTGGAGCACACGTCGAACAGCGAATTCGGCCAGATCTATCTGCCGGCCGTCAACTGGCTGCTGTTCGTCGGGGTCGTCGCGCTGATGCTCGGGTTCCGTAGCTCCACGGCGCTGGCCAGTGCCTACGGGCTGTCGGTCACCGGCATGCTGGTGACGACCACCGGGCTGCTGACTTTGATGGCGACCCGGATCTGGCGCTGGCCGTGGTGGCGTGTGCTGGTGCGGATCGTCCCGATCGCTGCGCTCGAACTGCTCTTCCTGGCGGCGAACGTCACCAAGATCGTGCATGGTGGCTGGCTGCCGCTGACCGCGGCCTCGATCATCGTCGTCGTGATGACCACCTGGCTGAGCGGCAACTACTACGTGCTCGGACGCCGCGCCGAGATCGAAGGGCCGTTGCCCGACTTCCTGGACCGTATCAAGTCCACGGTCACGACCAGGGTGCCCGGTGAGGCCGTCTATCTGCACGCCAACCCGAATACGGCTCCGCTGGCGCTGAAGGAGAATGTGCGGTTCAACCGTGCGCTGCACGAGCGGGTCTACGTCGTTCGCGTGAAGACCGCGTCGGTGCCCCGGGTCAGCGACGATGAACGTGTCTGCATCGATGAGTTCCCCGAGTACTACTCGGGGCTCTACCACCTGACCATCACGTTCGGGTTCAAGGAGATCCACGATCTGCCGCGGGCCATCGCGGCGATCGGCGAGCGGTTCCCGGAGTTGGGGATCAAACCGGACGAGATCCGCTACTTCGTGTCCGTCCTGACCGTGCGGACCGGCGGGCATTCACCGATGGCGACCTGGCGCAAACGGCTGTACATCTGGCTGGTCCACAACGCCACGCCCCGCGGCGAGGCGTTCCGGCTGCCACCGAACCGCACGATGGTGATGGGCGGCACGCTGGAGATCTGA
- a CDS encoding FAD:protein FMN transferase, protein MTRATRSYFALGTRVTLTVEHPRPEAQLARGAALIRDYENRLSANLPSSEIARINQMAGVQPVAVDPVVYRLVREAVLVSRSRAGFNAAIGSLVQLWRIGFEDAQIPERTAIDSCRELSDPDRIELDDAHSSVFLGRPGMKLDLGAIAKGWIADAIKQVWQAEGVPSGVIDLGGNVLTLGTAPHADRRWRVGVQAPFAQRGRPLGVLSLPACSVVTSGVYERSLEARGRAWHHILDPRTGYPLETGLVAVTAVSSLSTTAEIWSTIAFFNGAQATEQLVPPGLKIGFVFISGQRTVQLSSNLADAFELVDDSYRVVTPD, encoded by the coding sequence GTGACCCGAGCCACCAGGAGCTACTTCGCCTTGGGCACTCGTGTCACTTTGACGGTTGAGCACCCCAGGCCGGAGGCGCAACTCGCCCGTGGCGCCGCTCTCATCCGCGACTACGAGAACCGGCTCAGCGCCAACCTCCCATCGTCCGAGATCGCCCGCATCAACCAGATGGCCGGCGTCCAGCCGGTGGCCGTGGATCCGGTCGTCTACCGGCTGGTCAGGGAGGCGGTGCTGGTGAGCAGGAGCCGCGCCGGCTTCAACGCGGCGATCGGCTCTCTGGTTCAGCTGTGGCGGATCGGGTTCGAAGACGCCCAGATCCCCGAACGCACCGCGATCGACAGCTGCCGTGAGCTGAGCGATCCGGATCGCATCGAACTGGACGACGCTCACAGCTCGGTCTTTCTGGGCCGGCCCGGCATGAAGCTCGACCTCGGAGCCATAGCCAAGGGCTGGATCGCGGACGCGATCAAGCAGGTCTGGCAGGCCGAAGGGGTGCCGAGCGGGGTCATCGATCTGGGTGGCAATGTCTTGACGCTCGGAACGGCACCGCACGCCGACCGGCGCTGGCGGGTCGGCGTTCAGGCACCCTTCGCGCAACGCGGACGACCGCTCGGCGTCCTCTCACTCCCCGCCTGCTCGGTGGTGACCTCGGGGGTCTACGAGCGATCACTGGAAGCTCGAGGACGCGCGTGGCATCACATCCTCGATCCGCGTACCGGCTATCCGCTGGAGACCGGACTGGTCGCAGTGACCGCTGTCAGCTCGCTGTCGACGACCGCTGAGATCTGGTCGACCATCGCCTTCTTCAACGGCGCGCAAGCCACCGAGCAGCTGGTCCCACCCGGACTGAAGATCGGGTTCGTCTTCATCTCCGGGCAGCGGACCGTTCAACTGTCCTCGAATCTGGCGGACGCATTCGAACTCGTCGACGACAGCTACCGCGTGGTAACCCCCGACTGA
- a CDS encoding NADPH-dependent FMN reductase yields MKLVAIVGTNAELSYNRFLLQWMRTHFAGTADIDVLEIGQLPAFNEDLVTAEQDEVMAFAQRVEAADGVIIGCPEYDHSIPAVLKSALEWLSYQLDSLKDKPVLIVGGSYGPLGSARAQLHLRQILASPEIQANVLPGKEFLLGDVQTAIDSEGELVDPSAVAVLEDCFADFVRYVQALQRGWSQAQ; encoded by the coding sequence ATGAAGTTGGTCGCCATCGTCGGCACGAATGCGGAGCTTTCCTACAACCGGTTCCTGCTGCAGTGGATGCGCACCCATTTCGCCGGAACCGCCGACATCGACGTGCTGGAGATCGGGCAGCTGCCGGCCTTCAACGAGGATCTGGTTACGGCCGAGCAGGACGAGGTGATGGCCTTCGCGCAGCGGGTGGAAGCCGCCGACGGAGTGATCATTGGCTGTCCCGAGTACGACCATTCGATTCCGGCGGTGCTCAAGAGCGCCTTGGAGTGGCTGTCGTACCAGTTGGATTCGCTCAAGGACAAGCCGGTACTGATCGTCGGTGGTTCCTACGGCCCGCTGGGTTCGGCGCGTGCTCAGCTGCATCTGCGTCAGATTCTGGCCTCTCCCGAGATACAGGCGAACGTGCTGCCGGGCAAGGAGTTCCTGCTGGGCGATGTGCAGACGGCCATTGACAGTGAGGGCGAGTTGGTCGATCCTTCCGCTGTCGCGGTGCTGGAGGACTGCTTCGCCGACTTCGTGCGTTATGTGCAGGCTTTGCAGAGGGGATGGTCGCAGGCGCAGTGA
- a CDS encoding NAD(P)H-dependent oxidoreductase has translation MKIVAIVGTNASFSYNRLLLNYMREHFSGQADIEVCEIRDIPMFNENVPDTDPDSVNYLSRAISNADGVVIGCPEHNHSVPSALKSVLEWLSYRQHPLNGKPVMIVGASYHPQGSSRAQIHLRQILDAPGVGARVLPGNEFLLGNVKQAFDGEGRLADQATVAFLEQCFADFADFVKSSQSASTSMIKGDSTMSLTDSTHWDATYDVIVLGFGGAGATAARFAADAGAKVLLVDSAPEGHEGGNTRVSGQLVCSTDDEDAMRVHYHGQTAPMDLDDDIVNTYVEGMANMKQYFREYLGVEPVSSKQLFKKLMPDHELGMWPEYPELPGGETIDMLLVHEGFFDGALWKILHQKVAERHEKIDVWYRSPARHLIRADGRTIAGAQIERDHVLRNIRALNGVVLATGGFENNVRKVQDFLGAPRLVPVGGLYNKGDGIDLAIEAGADLWHMTNYESLGLQHGLTFAVPEGERGPLLMFGYEALAEGSLLTVGDDGSRYFAEDVANRHGHIYDHGLWRVPPAHAHPHLVFDQAKYDELAQGPHPEVLERVVKADSLDGLAKLIGARPEVLAKTVERFNLFTEQGEDYEFHRNPATMRAFDDGPYYAIAMLQVMLNTQGGPRRNSRAEIVDPQGQPIPHLYGAGELGGVCAGQYQGGQNVAECLIFGKIAGQNAAVPKPQPVAQGGQAVAAPAGSGQVFSTFKSDIGGRLDVPLGPNQYLGRSNAGMGAEMVVRLTVDDAGAIRDIEIVSQSETGQIAGEALKKLPEEMIARNTYDVDAVSGASVSSRALKDAVKDALSQVPARQQ, from the coding sequence ATGAAAATTGTTGCTATTGTGGGGACGAACGCCAGCTTTTCCTACAACAGGCTTCTTCTCAATTACATGCGGGAACACTTTTCGGGCCAAGCGGACATCGAGGTCTGCGAAATCCGAGATATCCCCATGTTCAACGAAAATGTGCCGGATACCGACCCTGACAGTGTGAACTACCTGAGCCGGGCGATATCGAACGCCGACGGGGTCGTCATCGGCTGCCCCGAGCACAATCACTCGGTGCCGTCGGCACTCAAGAGCGTCCTCGAATGGCTTTCGTACCGGCAGCATCCGCTGAACGGCAAACCGGTGATGATCGTGGGGGCCTCCTATCATCCGCAGGGTTCGTCCAGAGCCCAGATTCATCTCCGCCAGATACTGGATGCCCCGGGGGTCGGGGCACGCGTGCTGCCCGGAAACGAGTTCTTGCTCGGCAATGTGAAGCAGGCCTTCGATGGCGAAGGCCGGCTGGCCGATCAGGCAACCGTCGCGTTCCTCGAGCAGTGCTTCGCAGACTTCGCTGACTTCGTGAAAAGTAGCCAGTCAGCGTCCACATCAATGATCAAAGGAGACTCAACGATGTCACTCACGGACAGCACACACTGGGACGCCACCTACGATGTGATCGTTCTGGGCTTCGGCGGCGCCGGCGCGACCGCCGCACGTTTTGCAGCCGATGCGGGGGCCAAGGTGCTCCTGGTCGATTCGGCCCCCGAGGGGCACGAGGGCGGCAATACCCGCGTCTCGGGGCAACTCGTCTGCTCTACCGACGACGAGGACGCGATGCGGGTGCATTACCACGGCCAGACCGCGCCGATGGACCTCGACGACGACATCGTCAACACCTATGTCGAGGGCATGGCGAATATGAAGCAGTATTTCAGGGAATACCTGGGCGTGGAACCCGTCAGTTCGAAGCAGCTGTTCAAGAAACTGATGCCCGACCACGAGTTGGGAATGTGGCCGGAATACCCTGAATTGCCGGGTGGTGAGACCATCGATATGCTGCTCGTCCACGAGGGATTCTTCGACGGCGCGCTGTGGAAGATCTTGCATCAGAAGGTGGCCGAACGCCACGAGAAGATCGATGTCTGGTACCGCTCGCCGGCCCGTCATCTGATCAGGGCCGATGGCCGGACCATCGCAGGCGCCCAGATCGAGCGTGACCATGTGCTGCGCAATATCCGTGCGCTGAACGGTGTCGTGTTGGCCACCGGAGGCTTCGAGAACAACGTGCGGAAGGTCCAGGACTTCCTCGGTGCGCCGCGGCTGGTGCCGGTCGGCGGCTTGTACAACAAGGGCGACGGGATCGACCTGGCCATCGAGGCCGGCGCTGACCTTTGGCACATGACCAACTACGAGTCGCTCGGGCTGCAACACGGGCTGACGTTCGCGGTGCCCGAAGGCGAGCGGGGGCCGCTGCTCATGTTCGGATACGAGGCGCTGGCCGAAGGAAGCCTGCTGACGGTCGGCGACGACGGCAGCCGCTACTTCGCCGAAGACGTCGCCAACCGGCACGGGCATATCTATGACCACGGCTTGTGGCGGGTACCGCCGGCCCATGCCCACCCTCATCTGGTCTTCGACCAGGCCAAGTACGACGAGCTGGCGCAGGGCCCGCACCCGGAGGTTCTGGAACGGGTGGTGAAAGCCGATTCCCTGGACGGTCTGGCCAAGCTCATCGGCGCCAGGCCGGAGGTACTCGCCAAGACGGTCGAGCGGTTCAACCTCTTCACCGAGCAGGGCGAGGACTATGAGTTCCACCGCAATCCCGCGACCATGCGCGCCTTCGACGATGGCCCCTACTACGCCATCGCCATGCTGCAGGTCATGCTCAACACCCAGGGCGGGCCGCGCCGCAACTCGCGGGCCGAGATCGTCGACCCGCAGGGGCAACCGATCCCGCATCTCTACGGCGCCGGTGAACTCGGCGGGGTGTGCGCGGGTCAGTATCAGGGCGGCCAGAATGTGGCCGAATGCCTGATCTTCGGCAAGATCGCCGGACAGAATGCTGCGGTGCCGAAGCCGCAACCCGTGGCCCAGGGCGGGCAGGCGGTGGCCGCGCCGGCCGGCTCGGGGCAGGTGTTCAGCACCTTCAAGAGCGACATCGGCGGCCGGCTGGATGTTCCGTTGGGCCCCAACCAGTACCTGGGGCGCAGCAACGCCGGCATGGGAGCCGAGATGGTGGTGCGGCTGACCGTCGATGATGCCGGAGCGATCCGCGACATCGAGATCGTCAGTCAGTCCGAGACCGGGCAGATAGCCGGCGAGGCGCTGAAGAAACTTCCGGAGGAGATGATCGCCCGCAACACCTACGACGTGGATGCGGTCTCGGGCGCATCCGTGTCCAGCAGAGCGCTCAAGGACGCTGTGAAGGACGCGCTCAGCCAGGTCCCGGCTCGCCAGCAGTGA
- a CDS encoding TetR/AcrR family transcriptional regulator, whose amino-acid sequence MDSTLQPGDLTARARIRNAAVELFADKGFERASIRMIAERAGVSPALVVHHFGDKAGLRTACDAHVIAEFTDDRYGVGTSPTIESIQAMLSNLDSYDPAIDYLARMLTDDSGVADQLFDDLLRATQAMLQQQEAAGLIRPMDNPESTALLVTAFGVAPLLLRRQIARALGEPRLTSKALARITMPTMELFTRGLYQDESALEATRAALAAEAADSHPADEAEE is encoded by the coding sequence ATGGATTCAACACTCCAACCCGGCGACCTGACGGCGCGGGCCCGCATCCGGAACGCGGCCGTTGAGCTGTTCGCAGACAAGGGCTTCGAACGTGCCAGCATCCGGATGATCGCCGAGCGCGCAGGCGTCAGTCCGGCCTTGGTGGTGCACCATTTCGGCGACAAGGCCGGCCTGCGGACGGCCTGCGACGCCCACGTGATCGCGGAGTTCACCGATGACCGGTACGGCGTGGGCACCTCACCGACCATCGAGTCGATTCAGGCGATGCTCAGCAACCTGGATTCGTACGATCCCGCGATCGACTACCTGGCGCGGATGCTCACCGACGACTCCGGCGTGGCCGATCAGCTGTTCGACGACCTGCTGCGGGCAACGCAAGCGATGCTGCAGCAGCAGGAGGCCGCGGGCCTCATTCGTCCGATGGACAATCCCGAGTCGACGGCCCTGCTGGTGACCGCCTTCGGGGTCGCCCCCCTGCTGCTGCGCCGTCAGATCGCCCGCGCCCTCGGCGAGCCCCGGCTGACCAGCAAGGCGCTGGCCCGCATCACCATGCCGACGATGGAACTGTTCACCCGGGGCCTGTACCAAGACGAGTCGGCGCTGGAGGCCACCCGCGCGGCACTGGCCGCCGAAGCCGCCGATTCCCATCCCGCCGACGAAGCTGAGGAGTGA